One stretch of Hevea brasiliensis isolate MT/VB/25A 57/8 chromosome 12, ASM3005281v1, whole genome shotgun sequence DNA includes these proteins:
- the LOC110633777 gene encoding uncharacterized methyltransferase At1g78140, chloroplastic isoform X2: MATAIMTALASVFLPTQFTNSRRCFFNAYYTPLIKQRSSSFASKIRASSTAFVETKPLDPVVVEKEVSISKNILACPVCYEPLSWIGDRVLSVDCAGSSLHCGCCKKTYSGKETHLELTVASGSSKFDDSMPLATELFRLPLISFLYERGWRQNFIWGGFPGPEKEPGLGGNIIDASCGSGLFSRLFAKSGLFSHVVALDYSENMLRQCYEFIMQEENFPRENLILVRADISRLPFLSGSVDAVHAGAAIHCWPSPSAAVAEISRVLKPEGVFVATTFILDGPFSFFPLLGPLRQNMALAGNHIFLHERELEDICRACGLVGFTAIRNGRFVMFSARKPS, encoded by the exons ATGGCCACCGCAATTATGACCGCTCTCGCCTCCGTGTTTCTTCCGACTCAATTCACCAATTCTAGGCGCTGCTTCTTCAACGCCTATTATACACCGCTTATCAAACAAAGGAGCTCGAGCTTCGCGTCAAAAATTCGTGCCTCATCTACTGCCTTCGTCGAAACCAAGCCGCTG GAtcctgttgtggttgaaaaagaGGTCAGTATCAGTAAGAACATTTTAGCTTGTCCCGTATGCTACGAGCCCTTGTCTTGGATAGGGGATCGCGTCTTGTCTGT AGATTGTGCTGGGTCTAGTTTGCATTGTGGCTGTTGTAAGAAGACTTATTCTGGCAAGGAAACACATCTTGAATTGACTGTGGCTAGTGGGTCCAGTAAATTTGACGATTCTATGCCATTGGCTACTGAACTTTTCAG GCTTCCACTGATATCATTTCTCTATGAGAGGGGTTGGCGTCAAAATTTCATATGGGGTGGTTTCCCTGGCCCAGAGAAAGAG CCAGGTTTAGGTGGAAATATTATTGATGCTAGTTGTGGTAGTGGATTATTTTCAAGACTTTTTGCCAAGAGTGGTTTGTTTTCTCATGTTGTTGCCCTGGACTACTCAGAAAACATGCTACGGCAGTGCTATGAATTCATCATGCAGGAGGAAAACTTTCCCAGAGA GAACCTAATATTGGTCAGAGCAGATATCTCTAGACTTCCTTTTCTTTCTGGCTCTGTTGATGCTGTCCATGCTGGTGCTGCTATACACTGTTGGCCTTCCCCATCAGCAGCT GTAGCTGAAATTAGTCGAGTTCTGAAACCTGAAGGCGTTTTCGTTGCTACGACTTTCATACTTGATGGGCCTTTCAGTTTCTTCCCACTCTTGGGGCCTCTGCGCCag AATATGGCACTAGCGGGCAATCATATCTTTTTACATGAACGTGAACTGGAAGATATCTGCAGAGCCTGCGGGCTAGTTGGATTTACAGCTATAAGGAATGGTCGATTTGTGATGTTTTCTGCTAGAAAACCCAGCTGA
- the LOC110633774 gene encoding uncharacterized protein LOC110633774 isoform X2 has product MFVFSFLQKPCSGYKMKEMTGSRIFAANGDDTSESGGANPTPNNRTGLRMYQQALAGISHISFGEEEGVSPKKPTTLPEVAKQRELSGTLESEAEKEARLKKQLSEAKCKELSGHDIFAPPPEILPRPMTVRALALKESIELGEPAPRDIHTSIKVSNPAGGQMSSEEPVMKTAKKIYNQKFNELSGNDIFKGDVAASSADKTLSVAKLQEMSGNDIFADGKAEHRDYLGGVRKPPGGESSIALV; this is encoded by the exons atgtttgtgttCTCATTTTTGCA GAAACCTTGTTCTGGGTACAAAATGAAGGAGATGACTGGCAGTAGAATTTTTGCAGCCAATGGAGATGATACATCTGAATCTGGTGGTGCCAATCCCACACCAAACAACAGAACAGGACTACGCATGTACCAG CAAGCACTTGCTGGAATCAGTCATATTTCATTTGGAGAAGAAGAGGGTGTTTCACCCAAAAAACCTACTACTTTACCTGAGGTGGCAAAGCAACGAGAACTAAGTGGGACCTTAGAAAGTGAGGCTGAGAAAGAGGCCAGGTTGAAGAAGCAGCTTTCTGAAGCCAAGTGCAAGGAGCTCAGTGGACATGACATCTTTGCACCTCCTCCAGAAATTTTACCACGGCCAATGACAGTGCGTGCTTTGGCATTGAAAGAAAGCATTGAattgggagaacctgctccacgtGATATACACACTTCCATCAAAGTTTCTAAC CCTGCTGGAGGTCAGATGTCTAGCGAGGAACCCGTGATGAAGACAGCAAAGAAAATTTATAACCAGAAATTCAATGAGCTTTCAGGAAATGACATATTCAAGGGTGATGTTGCTGCATCATCTGCTGACAAAACTCTAAGTGTGGCAAAATTGCAGGAGATGAGCGGTAATGACATATTTGCTGATGGGAAGGCAGAGCATCGAGACTACCTAGGTGGTGTACGCAAGCCCCCAGGTGGCGAGAGCAGCATTGCCTTGGTTTAA
- the LOC110633774 gene encoding uncharacterized protein LOC110633774 isoform X1 gives MERSTPVRKPHTSTADLLTWSENPPADSASVGSAPRSAPRSHQPSDGISKVVFGGQVTDEEFESLNKRKPCSGYKMKEMTGSRIFAANGDDTSESGGANPTPNNRTGLRMYQQALAGISHISFGEEEGVSPKKPTTLPEVAKQRELSGTLESEAEKEARLKKQLSEAKCKELSGHDIFAPPPEILPRPMTVRALALKESIELGEPAPRDIHTSIKVSNPAGGQMSSEEPVMKTAKKIYNQKFNELSGNDIFKGDVAASSADKTLSVAKLQEMSGNDIFADGKAEHRDYLGGVRKPPGGESSIALV, from the exons ATGGAGAGAAGCACTCCGGTCAGGAAACCACACACTTCTACTGCAGATCTGCTCACTTGGTCTGAGAATCCGCCTGCTGACTCCGCCTCCGTCGGCTCCGCCCCTCGCTCCGCTCCCCGCTCACACCAG CCGTCCGATGGGATCAGTAAGGTAGTTTTTGGAGGTCAAGTTACAGATGAGGAGTTTGAGAGCTTAAACAAAAG GAAACCTTGTTCTGGGTACAAAATGAAGGAGATGACTGGCAGTAGAATTTTTGCAGCCAATGGAGATGATACATCTGAATCTGGTGGTGCCAATCCCACACCAAACAACAGAACAGGACTACGCATGTACCAG CAAGCACTTGCTGGAATCAGTCATATTTCATTTGGAGAAGAAGAGGGTGTTTCACCCAAAAAACCTACTACTTTACCTGAGGTGGCAAAGCAACGAGAACTAAGTGGGACCTTAGAAAGTGAGGCTGAGAAAGAGGCCAGGTTGAAGAAGCAGCTTTCTGAAGCCAAGTGCAAGGAGCTCAGTGGACATGACATCTTTGCACCTCCTCCAGAAATTTTACCACGGCCAATGACAGTGCGTGCTTTGGCATTGAAAGAAAGCATTGAattgggagaacctgctccacgtGATATACACACTTCCATCAAAGTTTCTAAC CCTGCTGGAGGTCAGATGTCTAGCGAGGAACCCGTGATGAAGACAGCAAAGAAAATTTATAACCAGAAATTCAATGAGCTTTCAGGAAATGACATATTCAAGGGTGATGTTGCTGCATCATCTGCTGACAAAACTCTAAGTGTGGCAAAATTGCAGGAGATGAGCGGTAATGACATATTTGCTGATGGGAAGGCAGAGCATCGAGACTACCTAGGTGGTGTACGCAAGCCCCCAGGTGGCGAGAGCAGCATTGCCTTGGTTTAA
- the LOC110633767 gene encoding uncharacterized protein LOC110633767: MMRKLADRDKRIVENMMRDGDLLSDAPYVPYFSLHPQQKSPFGGPLVSRVSLRSPDHSSSSSSFSNGFCSPQCVSPYAERENRDAENIKKDGELFNDAPNVSYLGLLRQQKLSSSGTPAGRASLQSPEPSPSSSLFPNEFCSPEHGSLYAIPLSEEAKYRTLGSQYWNETCLDSKSPNHDSYKINRRLVDEMGLSQSFCGMSVREDQNGGAKMKGFEIDSDGFGFGSDEGSMDGSVQYNVKKYGSYRGFNNGAFGNEGFQSSPQGVSCSTYDDLNYAFNGLQSGFGKDAHDSMSSSFAHNQSNDFCFGSAWYDNQSDYLLGRRKEQGRSRSDWGIQSKNQFITGPCLDDPPSLPPHPKMASNGGRGFMESMGAPQSTNPVLDLDVYHPLYRRSLMLKERIRAITNNGLSHSLMPVNGAGDAKTFSCEDSFIIQGKGNHACYKGREPLSSDKKNSFNETSVQNLRGKCIKLDSAILHGGSCENDQRLNNDNLLRLVPSINFLSEVQGNIYLMAQDQNGCRWLQKIFDEGTSQDVEIIFNGIIYHVVELMLKPFANYVIQKFLDVCNEEQRLQIVFRVTEEQGQLVEICLNTYGTRAAQKLIETLKTRQQISLVVSSLKPGFLDLVKDQNGNHVIQRCLQCLSNEDNKFILDAAAKFCVEIATHRHGCCVMQRCITHSTGKHRDKLITEISKNSLFLAQDPFGNYVVQYIIEQKSPSAIVNLLSQFKGHYVHLSMQKFSSHVVEKCLNHLDESQEQIIRELISVSRFEQLLQDPFANYVIQSALAVTKGSLHSILADAVRPHVILRTNPYSKRIFSRNLLKK, encoded by the exons ATGATGCGGAAACTGGCTGACAGAGATAAAAGGATTGTAGAGAACATGATGAGAGATGGAGACTTGTTGAGTGATGCCCCTTATGTGCCTTATTTTAGTCTTCATCCTCAACAAAAGTCTCCTTTTGGTGGTCCTCTTGTGAGTAGAGTCTCTCTGCGATCACCAGACCACTCATCCTCTTCCAGTTCATTCTCAAATGGGTTTTGTTCACCCCAGTGCGTTTCGCCATATGCTGAAAGAGAAAACAGGGATGCAGAGAacataaagaaagatggagagttGTTTAATGATGCCCCTAATGTGTCATATCTTGGTCTTCTCCGTCAACAAAAGCTTTCTTCCAGTGGTACTCCCGCCGGTAGAGCTTCTCTGCAATCGCCAGAGCCTTCCCCTTCTTCGAGTTTATTCCCAAATGAGTTTTGCTCACCTGAGCATGGTTCACTGTATGCTATTCCTTTATCTGAGGAGGCTAAGTATCGCACACTAGGTTCCCAGTACTGGAATGAAACGTGTTTGGATTCTAAGTCACCTAATCATGATTCTTATAAGATCAATAGGAGGTTGGTGGATGAAATGGGTTTGTCTCAAAGTTTCTGTGGAATGAGTGTTAGGGAGGACCAAAATGGTGGTGCTAAAATGAAGGGATTTGAGATAGACTCGGATGGATTTGGGTTTGGCTCCGACGAAGGTTCTATGGATGGGAGCGTACAATACAATGTAAAAAAATATGGCTCATATAGGGGCTTCAACAATGGGGCTTTTGGTAATGAAGGTTTTCAATCCTCTCCCCAGGGAGTTTCTTGCAGTACTTATGATGATTTGAACTATGCATTCAATGGATTGCAAAGTGGATTCGGAAAGGATGCTCATGATTCAATGAGCTCTTCTTTTGCTCATAATCAGTCCAATGATTTCTGTTTTGGCTCTGCTTGGTATGATAATCAAAGTGATTATCTATTGGGGAGGAGAAAGGAACAGGGAAGAAGTAGGAGCGATTGGGGGATTCAATCGAAGAACCAATTTATTACTGGGCCTTGCCTTGATGATCCTCCTAGTTTACCCCCGCATCCCAAAATGGCTTCTAATGGAGGCAGGGGTTTCATGGAGTCAATGGGTGCTCCTCAGTCGACGAATCCCGTGTTGGATTTGGATGTTTATCACCCACTGTATAGAAGAAGTTTGATGTTAAAAGAAAGGATCAGAGCAATCACAAACAATGGGCTTTCTCATTCTCTAATGCCTGTGAATGGTGCGGGAGATGCGAAAACCTTTAGCTGTGAGGACAGTTTCATAATACAAGGAAAGGGTAATCATGCTTGCTACAAAGGACGTGAACCTTTAAGCAGTGACAAAAAGAATTCCTTCAATGAGACTTCTGTGCAAAACCTTCGTGGGAAATGCATTAAACTAGATAGTGCCATCCTCCATGGAGGAAGTTGCGAAAATGATCAGAGGCTAAACAATGATAACCTGTTGCGACTGGTTCCAAGTATTAATTTCTTGAGTGAGGTACAGGGTAATATATACTTAATGGCACAGGATCAGAATGGTTGCCGGTGGTTACAAAAGATTTTTGATGAGGGAACAAGCCAAGatgttgaaataatatttaacGGAATAATTTATCATGTTGTTGAACTTATGTTGAAACCATTCGCTAATTATGTCATCCAGAAGTTCTTGGATGTATGCAATGAAGAACAAAGGTTGCAGATTGTGTTCAGGGTGACTGAAGAACAAGGACAGCTTGTTGAGATTTGCTTGAACACATATGG CACACGAGCAGCGCAGAAGTTGATTGAGACTCTCAAAACCAGGCAGCAGATTTCACTTGTGGTATCATCCCTGAAACCTGGTTTTCTTGATCTTGTCAAGGATCAAAATGGAAATCATGTAATACAGCGTTGCTTGCAATGCCTTAGCAATGAAGATAACAAG TTTATTCTTGATGCTGCTGCAAAGTTCTGTGTTGAAATCGCAACTCATCGACATGGATGCTGTGTTATGCAACGTTGTATTACACACTCCACTGGGAAACATCGAGACAAATTAATAACTGAAATTTCAAAAAATTCACTTTTCCTTGCTCAAGATCCTTTTGG AAATTATGTTGTGCAATATATTATAGAGCAAAAGAGCCCGTCTGCCATTGTCAATTTGCTTTCTCAATTTAAAGGGCACTACGTACACCTCTCCATGCAGAAATTTAGCAGTCATGTGGTTGAAAAGTGCCTTAATCATTTGGACGAGAGCCAGGAACAAATTATTCGTGAATTGATCTCAGTGTCACGCTTTGAACAGCTATTGCAAGATCCATTTGCCAACTATGTCATTCAATCTGCCCTGGCAGTCACTAAG GGTTCTCTTCATTCTATACTGGCTGATGCAGTCCGACCCCATGTGATTTTACGTACCAATCCATACAGTAAGAGGATTTTCTCAAGGAATCTCCTGAAGAAATAA
- the LOC110633777 gene encoding uncharacterized methyltransferase At1g78140, chloroplastic isoform X1 produces the protein MATAIMTALASVFLPTQFTNSRRCFFNAYYTPLIKQRSSSFASKIRASSTAFVETKPLDPVVVEKEVSISKNILACPVCYEPLSWIGDRVLSVDCAGSSLHCGCCKKTYSGKETHLELTVASGSSKFDDSMPLATELFRLPLISFLYERGWRQNFIWGGFPGPEKEFELMKDYLQPGLGGNIIDASCGSGLFSRLFAKSGLFSHVVALDYSENMLRQCYEFIMQEENFPRENLILVRADISRLPFLSGSVDAVHAGAAIHCWPSPSAAVAEISRVLKPEGVFVATTFILDGPFSFFPLLGPLRQNMALAGNHIFLHERELEDICRACGLVGFTAIRNGRFVMFSARKPS, from the exons ATGGCCACCGCAATTATGACCGCTCTCGCCTCCGTGTTTCTTCCGACTCAATTCACCAATTCTAGGCGCTGCTTCTTCAACGCCTATTATACACCGCTTATCAAACAAAGGAGCTCGAGCTTCGCGTCAAAAATTCGTGCCTCATCTACTGCCTTCGTCGAAACCAAGCCGCTG GAtcctgttgtggttgaaaaagaGGTCAGTATCAGTAAGAACATTTTAGCTTGTCCCGTATGCTACGAGCCCTTGTCTTGGATAGGGGATCGCGTCTTGTCTGT AGATTGTGCTGGGTCTAGTTTGCATTGTGGCTGTTGTAAGAAGACTTATTCTGGCAAGGAAACACATCTTGAATTGACTGTGGCTAGTGGGTCCAGTAAATTTGACGATTCTATGCCATTGGCTACTGAACTTTTCAG GCTTCCACTGATATCATTTCTCTATGAGAGGGGTTGGCGTCAAAATTTCATATGGGGTGGTTTCCCTGGCCCAGAGAAAGAG TTTGAATTGATGAAGGATTACCTGCAGCCAGGTTTAGGTGGAAATATTATTGATGCTAGTTGTGGTAGTGGATTATTTTCAAGACTTTTTGCCAAGAGTGGTTTGTTTTCTCATGTTGTTGCCCTGGACTACTCAGAAAACATGCTACGGCAGTGCTATGAATTCATCATGCAGGAGGAAAACTTTCCCAGAGA GAACCTAATATTGGTCAGAGCAGATATCTCTAGACTTCCTTTTCTTTCTGGCTCTGTTGATGCTGTCCATGCTGGTGCTGCTATACACTGTTGGCCTTCCCCATCAGCAGCT GTAGCTGAAATTAGTCGAGTTCTGAAACCTGAAGGCGTTTTCGTTGCTACGACTTTCATACTTGATGGGCCTTTCAGTTTCTTCCCACTCTTGGGGCCTCTGCGCCag AATATGGCACTAGCGGGCAATCATATCTTTTTACATGAACGTGAACTGGAAGATATCTGCAGAGCCTGCGGGCTAGTTGGATTTACAGCTATAAGGAATGGTCGATTTGTGATGTTTTCTGCTAGAAAACCCAGCTGA